In the genome of Synechococcus sp. CB0101, the window CTGGTGCCGAGCTCGGGCGCGCTCGCTCAGATCCCCCTCCTCAGTCATGGACGTTGGGCTGGCTTCATCGGCGGCTGGTGCGCCTGGATCGCCTATCTCACCCTGCCCACGATTGAAGTGCTGGCGATGGTGCAATACGTGGCCAGCAGCCTGCCCTGGCTCACCGCCGATGGGGGCCAGGGGCAAGTGCTCAGCGGCGCGGGGCTGGGGGTCGCCATGGTGTTGCTGGTGTTGATGGCCTGGATCAACCTGGCTGGCGTGAGCTGGCTGGCCCGCTGGATCGATGGCCTGACCAGTTGGAAGCTGGTGGTGCCGCTTCTGGTGTCGCTGAGCCTGATGCTCACGGCGGGCCATTGGAGCAATCTCGGGCTCCACGACGCAGGTCAGGGAGCCGATCTGGCCGGAGTGGTAAGTGCCATCGGCGGCGGCGGCATCCTGTTCAGCCTGTTGGGGTTTCGCACCGCCATGGATCTGGCGGGCGAAGCCCGCAACCCCCAGCGCAACGTGCCCCTGGCCATGGCCCTGGGACTGGGCGTATCGCTGGCGATTTATCTGCTGCTGCAACTGAGTTTTCTGGTAGCGGTGCCGCCGCAGGCCCTCAGCCAAGGATGGGCGGCGCTTCAGCTCAGCAACCATGGCGGCCCACTGGTGGCCATCGCCATGGGCCTGGGCATGGGTTGGGTTGTCACCTTGCTGCTCAGTGATGCCGTGATCTCACCAGGCGCCACGGCCATGACCTACATGGGGGTGTCAGCCCGCGTGGCCTGGATGATGGGCCGCCTGGGGCTGCTCCCCGAAGCCATGGGCCGGCTCAACCGCCAGGCAGTACCGGCCATCGCCCTGCTCTGGAGCCTGGCGATCGGCGTGGTGATGCTGCTGGGGGGACCGAGCTGGCAGCGGGTGGTGAGCTTCCTCACGGCCACGCTGGTGATCGCTCTGGCCGTCGGGCCGGTGAGCTTGCTGGCGCTGCGCCAGCAACTGCCCGCAGCACCGCGCGCCTTCCGCCTGCCCATGGCGAAGCTGCTCTGTCCGCTCACCTTTGTGGCCGCCAGTTGGGCCGTGCTGTGGTGCGGCCGCAGCGCCCTGGAGGGCGCCGTAACCCTGGTGGTGCTGCCAGCGCTGCTGTTTGGCCTGCTGCAGCGCCAGCGTGGCCAGAGCCTGAACGCCGGCTGCGGCAGCTGGTGGTTTGTGTATCTGGGGGGTTTGGTGCTGATCGCGGAGATCAGCGGCCCGCAACGGCTCCTGCCCGGAGGCGATGCCAGCCAGCTGCTGATCACCGCCCTGTTTGCCCTGGTGATCTTCCCCATCGCGGTGGGCACGCGGCTGCCCCGGGCCTCGAGCGAGGCCCAGGTTGCCGTGGAGCTCACACTGTGAGGAAACGATCCACCACGTCTTTGCTGAGCTCACTGGTGGGGCCACTGGCCACAATCCCGCCACGCTGCATGGCGTAGTAGCGATCGGCCTGCCGCACGAAGTGCAGGTGCTGCTCCACCAGCAACACGCTGATCCCGGTGGCATCGATGATCCGACGCACCGCCCGCTCGATGTCGAGCACCACCGACGGCTGAATGCCTTCCGTGGGCTCATCGAGCAGCAGCAGCTTGGGTTTACCGAGCAAGGCCCGAGCAATCGCCAACTGCTGCTGTTGGCCACCCGAGAGATCCCCGCCGCGGCGGGCGAGGAACTTCTCCAGGATCGGGAATAGCTCAAACACCAGCGGATCGATATGGCGGTTCTTGGCCAAACCGCCCGGCAGCGCCTCGAGGCCAAGCAACAGGTTTTCTCGCACCGTGAGCTGAGGGATGATCTCGCGGCCCTGGGGCACATACCCCACCCCAACCCGCGCCCGGGCGTGGGGTGGCAGGCCGGTGAGGCCGCGCCCCTCGAGCTGCAGACCACCACTGCGTTGCTGCAGCAAGCCGATCACCGTTTTCAGCAGGGTGGTTTTACCCACCCCGTTTCGGCCGATCAGACAGACCATCTCGCCGGGAGCGACGTTGAGGTCAACGTCGCGAAGAATATGGCTCTCGCCGTAATAGACGTTGAGGCCGCGGATATCGAGCAAGGTCACGCCACATCCTCCTGAGTGTCACTGCCGAGATACACCTCAATCACCCGTGGATCGTTCTGCACCTGATCCATCGATCCCTCACAAAGCACATGCCCCTCATGCAGCACCGTGACCGGTGCTTGCAGATCGCGGATGAACTCCATGTCGTGCTCGATCACCAGCACGGTGTGATCCCCGGCTAACTGCTTGAGCAGATCCGCGGTGCGAGCGGTTTCCTCGTCGGTGAGACCGGCCACCGGTTCATCCACCAGCAGCAGCTCTGGATCCTGGGCGACGAGCATCGCGATCTCCAGCCACTGCTTCTGCCCGTGGGATAACCCACCGGCCGGTTGCTGCGCCTGGCGCTCGAGGCCCACCACCGAAAGGAGATGCTGCACCCGATCGCGCTGGTCGCTGCTCAGAGAACCGAACAACAGTGCGGCGGGGCCGTGGGGTCCGCGCACAGCCAGCTCGAGATTGCGCCGCGGTGTGAGGTTCTGATACACGCGAGGTGTCTGGAACTTGCGGCCAATCCCCAGCCGTGAGATGTGATGCTCGCTGCGGCCCACGATCGAGCGACCGCGGAACACCACATCACCGCGGGTGGGTTTCACCTTGCCGGTGATCACATCGAGGAATGTGGTTTTGCCGGCGCCATTGGGACCAATCACGGCCCGCAGTTCACCTGGAGCGAGCTGAAGGTTGAGGTCATTGAGGGCGAGAAAGCCGTCGAAGCTGACGGTGACGCCCTGCAGTTCAAGCAGATTCATGGATGACGGATGGGTGCTTGGAGTGCTGGTCATCAACCGTTGCCCCCACCGCGACCGTCCAACTGCTCTTGCTCCGCGGCGACCTGGGGATCGAGATCCAGGGCGGGATAGGTGGCTGTGCGCGGCGGCCAACCCACCATGGCGATCAGGCGACCGGGGCCGCCCTGACGCCACCAACCCACCAGGCCATCGGGCAGGGCGAGCACCACCAGCAGGAACAAACCACCCTGGATGAACAGCCAGGTTTCCGGCAGCGCTTCGCTCACCAGGCTCTTGGCGTAGTTGATCAGCACCGCACCAAGAACGGCGCCGATCAAGGTGCCGCGGCCGCCCACAGCCACCCAGATCACCATCTCAATCGAGAAGGGAACGGCCATGTATTGCGGCGAGACGATGCCGGATTGCACCGTGTAGAGCGCACCACTGATGCCCGCCAG includes:
- the urtE gene encoding urea ABC transporter ATP-binding subunit UrtE, with amino-acid sequence MTLLDIRGLNVYYGESHILRDVDLNVAPGEMVCLIGRNGVGKTTLLKTVIGLLQQRSGGLQLEGRGLTGLPPHARARVGVGYVPQGREIIPQLTVRENLLLGLEALPGGLAKNRHIDPLVFELFPILEKFLARRGGDLSGGQQQQLAIARALLGKPKLLLLDEPTEGIQPSVVLDIERAVRRIIDATGISVLLVEQHLHFVRQADRYYAMQRGGIVASGPTSELSKDVVDRFLTV
- a CDS encoding APC family permease encodes the protein MTSTRAPSPQPEALRRSLGLRSLTLAVITSTIGSGWLFAPLYAARFAGPASLLAWVAGGVMAFGLALVFAELGSLVPSSGALAQIPLLSHGRWAGFIGGWCAWIAYLTLPTIEVLAMVQYVASSLPWLTADGGQGQVLSGAGLGVAMVLLVLMAWINLAGVSWLARWIDGLTSWKLVVPLLVSLSLMLTAGHWSNLGLHDAGQGADLAGVVSAIGGGGILFSLLGFRTAMDLAGEARNPQRNVPLAMALGLGVSLAIYLLLQLSFLVAVPPQALSQGWAALQLSNHGGPLVAIAMGLGMGWVVTLLLSDAVISPGATAMTYMGVSARVAWMMGRLGLLPEAMGRLNRQAVPAIALLWSLAIGVVMLLGGPSWQRVVSFLTATLVIALAVGPVSLLALRQQLPAAPRAFRLPMAKLLCPLTFVAASWAVLWCGRSALEGAVTLVVLPALLFGLLQRQRGQSLNAGCGSWWFVYLGGLVLIAEISGPQRLLPGGDASQLLITALFALVIFPIAVGTRLPRASSEAQVAVELTL
- the urtD gene encoding urea ABC transporter ATP-binding protein UrtD; this encodes MNLLELQGVTVSFDGFLALNDLNLQLAPGELRAVIGPNGAGKTTFLDVITGKVKPTRGDVVFRGRSIVGRSEHHISRLGIGRKFQTPRVYQNLTPRRNLELAVRGPHGPAALLFGSLSSDQRDRVQHLLSVVGLERQAQQPAGGLSHGQKQWLEIAMLVAQDPELLLVDEPVAGLTDEETARTADLLKQLAGDHTVLVIEHDMEFIRDLQAPVTVLHEGHVLCEGSMDQVQNDPRVIEVYLGSDTQEDVA